One stretch of Tenacibaculum sp. MAR_2010_89 DNA includes these proteins:
- a CDS encoding T9SS type A sorting domain-containing protein → MKKKLPLIILLFINTIMLGQDLSFTFVNAQNTNDGTYDYYEADVYISSTVDFKLGKGQIYFNYNTTAFGNNVKANNRVEITALNTEGYICGQGVDAVSSAKIYSDFIVIDNISSRVSVSFVQTFSSSTFVTNNVTSIPTKLFHIKIKYVNINEDPMVSFETGISQSTNLFYTACGSASSGPFDGANCVDYEGTQLLGATFNSIGASRIDEIVWDGDTSISWLNNSNWDSGTVPTITNDIIIPNVVNTPEVNSSVQINDLTVESLSSFDISENGSVTIEGNLVNNGVFTMLSTASNSSSLLVKGTTNGEVVYKRGGLLANAWSIISAPVHGQSIKEFAENSENAIRINTSTTPNRYAISYYDDSKVTGSKWVYYDVDYLAANPSETFEKGKSYAISRAANGTVIFKGTIEKSDVTKSVTVSEWNAVGNPYTAFLPINENGGTNFINSNLSKFDPVNVGVYVWDNAQSKYVGKSLASSEASLAPGQGFFVKTTTGVTDIIFNQSQRKIQPATGGIFARGEKTIRPSIQLLVTSKSTTIDTNIKYLKNATLGLDPGYDLGNYSRSNFDVYTRLLNNEEGDDFTIQCLPIESIETTILPIGLKISSEEEVSFTIKTQGLPQGLEVFIEDRELKTFTKLDTSKNDIYTIVIKEKLNGVGRFYLHTQQSKIETVNTNIDDVKIYTESKNTLIVNGISDEEFEVNLYTVNGVLLLNESVKGLGNNSIALPSLQIGVYVVEVNSELGKKTQKIIIK, encoded by the coding sequence ATGAAAAAAAAATTACCATTAATAATACTATTGTTTATAAATACAATAATGTTAGGACAAGATTTAAGTTTTACATTTGTTAATGCACAAAATACTAATGATGGAACGTATGATTATTATGAAGCAGATGTTTATATATCATCAACAGTTGATTTTAAATTAGGTAAAGGTCAAATTTACTTTAATTATAATACTACAGCCTTCGGAAATAATGTAAAAGCAAATAATCGAGTAGAAATTACAGCTTTAAATACTGAAGGTTATATTTGTGGACAAGGAGTAGATGCTGTTAGTAGTGCGAAGATTTATTCAGATTTTATAGTAATTGATAATATTAGCTCTAGAGTTTCAGTTTCATTTGTACAAACTTTTTCTTCAAGTACTTTTGTAACTAATAACGTTACTTCCATACCTACAAAGCTATTTCATATTAAAATAAAATATGTAAATATAAATGAAGACCCGATGGTTAGTTTTGAAACAGGAATAAGTCAATCAACAAATTTGTTTTATACAGCTTGTGGATCAGCATCAAGTGGTCCATTTGATGGAGCAAATTGCGTAGACTATGAAGGAACTCAATTGTTAGGGGCTACTTTCAACTCAATAGGAGCCTCAAGAATAGATGAAATAGTGTGGGATGGAGACACCAGTATTTCATGGTTAAATAATAGTAATTGGGATAGTGGAACTGTGCCAACAATTACAAATGATATTATTATTCCTAATGTAGTTAATACTCCTGAAGTAAATTCTTCTGTGCAGATAAATGACTTAACAGTAGAATCACTTTCATCGTTTGATATTTCTGAAAATGGCTCAGTAACTATTGAAGGAAATTTAGTAAATAATGGTGTATTTACTATGTTATCTACAGCAAGTAATAGTTCAAGTTTATTAGTAAAAGGAACAACAAATGGTGAAGTAGTTTATAAGCGAGGAGGCTTGCTAGCAAATGCATGGAGTATAATTTCTGCACCTGTTCATGGTCAAAGTATAAAGGAGTTTGCTGAGAATTCAGAAAATGCTATCCGTATAAATACTTCAACAACTCCAAACAGGTATGCAATTTCTTATTATGATGACAGTAAAGTTACAGGATCTAAATGGGTATATTATGATGTTGATTATTTAGCCGCTAATCCAAGTGAAACTTTTGAAAAAGGGAAGTCGTATGCTATTTCAAGAGCAGCAAATGGAACTGTAATTTTTAAAGGAACAATAGAAAAGTCAGATGTAACAAAATCAGTAACAGTTTCAGAATGGAATGCTGTTGGAAATCCCTACACAGCTTTTTTACCAATTAATGAAAATGGAGGAACAAACTTTATAAATAGTAATCTAAGTAAGTTTGATCCAGTAAATGTAGGTGTATACGTTTGGGATAACGCTCAGTCTAAATATGTAGGTAAATCATTAGCCAGTTCAGAGGCTTCTTTAGCACCTGGGCAAGGTTTTTTTGTGAAGACAACTACAGGAGTAACTGATATAATTTTTAATCAATCACAAAGAAAAATTCAGCCTGCCACAGGTGGAATTTTTGCTAGAGGAGAAAAAACTATTCGACCAAGTATTCAATTATTGGTAACTTCAAAAAGTACAACAATAGATACGAATATCAAATATCTTAAGAATGCTACTTTAGGATTAGATCCAGGATATGATTTAGGAAACTATTCTAGATCAAACTTTGATGTATATACAAGATTATTGAACAATGAAGAGGGTGATGATTTTACAATTCAATGTTTGCCAATTGAAAGTATTGAGACAACAATTTTGCCAATAGGTTTAAAGATATCATCAGAAGAAGAGGTAAGTTTTACTATCAAAACTCAAGGTTTACCACAAGGACTTGAAGTTTTTATAGAAGATAGAGAGTTAAAGACTTTTACAAAATTAGATACTTCAAAAAATGATATTTATACGATAGTTATTAAAGAAAAACTAAATGGAGTAGGTCGTTTTTATTTACACACCCAACAAAGTAAAATAGAAACAGTAAATACAAATATTGATGATGTTAAAATTTATACAGAATCTAAGAATACATTAATAGTTAATGGAATTTCGGATGAAGAATTTGAGGTTAATTTATATACTGTTAATGGAGTTTTATTACTAAATGAAAGTGTAAAAGGTTTGGGTAACAATTCAATAGCTCTTCCATCATTACAAATAGGAGTTTATGTTGTTGAGGTGAACTCTGAATTAGGAAAGAAAACTCAAAAAATCATAATTAAATAA
- a CDS encoding response regulator, producing MNIEIVIIDDSIKINDDPLKWELEDKFGEKNVHFFTSSIDGLKYINDSLLKNIIVLLDIQFPKGEKDGHQILEEISSISKLIPVILWSGVDENDEHFSDFINNHAFGFLTKGVSIAEAMPMIDRAVISIETSVDNAIEDWIVNNEEDKDKTIYITSEGDKLSLNDILKEIRLQSNIGKEFSLKLNKLTINLLLRNKEKLDD from the coding sequence ATGAATATAGAAATTGTTATTATCGATGATAGTATAAAAATAAACGATGATCCGTTAAAATGGGAATTAGAAGATAAATTCGGAGAAAAAAACGTGCACTTTTTTACCTCTTCTATTGATGGATTAAAATATATCAATGATAGTTTACTTAAGAATATTATAGTTTTATTGGACATACAGTTTCCAAAGGGAGAAAAAGATGGGCATCAAATTTTAGAAGAAATTTCTTCTATTTCAAAATTAATTCCTGTTATTTTATGGAGTGGTGTAGATGAAAACGATGAACATTTTTCCGATTTTATAAATAACCATGCTTTTGGTTTTCTCACAAAAGGAGTTTCTATTGCAGAAGCTATGCCGATGATAGACCGAGCTGTTATTTCAATTGAAACTAGTGTCGATAATGCTATTGAAGATTGGATTGTTAATAATGAAGAAGATAAAGATAAAACTATATATATAACATCTGAAGGCGATAAGCTATCTCTTAATGATATATTGAAAGAAATAAGATTACAATCTAACATAGGAAAAGAGTTTTCTTTAAAATTGAATAAGCTTACTATAAATTTATTATTAAGAAATAAAGAGAAGCTAGATGACTAA